Proteins encoded in a region of the Shewanella polaris genome:
- a CDS encoding sensor domain-containing diguanylate cyclase, with amino-acid sequence MFTNDKLTELNDTISRVTKLTDSFAKFPRAIKIPLRLEEEILSDSSFTDVAFDATSASHNGKIAVADNLQISTLLNVITAISEAIFVINSAGVIEMINPLGAKLFGAPAEMLIGQTWTDYLQSPFKDEYQSLFALWNSASDEANKVTQFNHGPKEIIINRADSTLLEADLSLSCLPSIQIGSEPLFIGIMHNLTTHKAEYNKLRHLAHTDKLTGLANRHAFDDALQTNWNDSINHDQPLCLIIIDVDYFKIFNDQFGHVNGDKCLQKIAQVLAEVLPSNNAMAARYGGEEFVVILPNSNPLTAEYIAKNIQNRINQLTFTDIGLPAQTKISVSQGIACERSGQYRTPTALVCAADTALYRAKSTGRNRINMSS; translated from the coding sequence ATGTTTACCAATGATAAATTAACTGAACTCAATGACACGATTTCTCGTGTGACTAAATTAACAGACTCATTCGCTAAATTTCCCCGAGCGATAAAAATACCATTACGTCTTGAGGAAGAGATCCTATCCGACTCATCATTTACGGATGTCGCTTTTGATGCCACTTCAGCAAGCCACAACGGCAAAATAGCAGTAGCAGATAACTTACAAATTAGCACCTTGCTCAATGTGATCACGGCTATTTCAGAAGCGATTTTTGTGATTAACTCTGCGGGTGTGATTGAGATGATTAATCCGTTAGGCGCTAAATTATTCGGTGCCCCAGCCGAAATGCTAATCGGTCAAACCTGGACCGATTATCTACAAAGTCCTTTTAAAGATGAGTATCAATCTTTATTTGCCTTGTGGAACAGTGCCAGCGATGAAGCCAATAAAGTGACTCAGTTTAATCATGGTCCTAAAGAAATTATCATTAATCGCGCTGACAGCACCTTACTTGAAGCAGATTTATCTTTATCATGTTTACCGTCGATCCAGATAGGTTCGGAGCCGTTATTTATTGGCATCATGCATAACCTCACTACCCATAAAGCTGAGTACAACAAACTGCGCCACTTAGCCCATACCGACAAATTAACCGGCCTTGCCAACCGTCACGCTTTTGATGATGCTTTACAAACCAACTGGAACGACAGCATTAATCACGACCAACCGTTGTGTTTAATCATTATCGATGTCGATTACTTTAAAATATTTAACGATCAGTTTGGTCATGTTAACGGTGATAAATGTTTGCAAAAAATTGCTCAGGTACTGGCAGAGGTTCTTCCCTCTAACAATGCGATGGCAGCCCGTTATGGTGGCGAAGAGTTTGTGGTGATTCTGCCCAACAGCAACCCACTAACAGCAGAATACATTGCCAAAAACATACAAAATCGTATTAACCAGTTAACCTTTACCGACATAGGTTTACCTGCACAAACCAAAATCAGCGTAAGCCAAGGTATAGCCTGTGAACGCAGTGGCCAATACCGCACGCCAACCGCACTGGTTTGCGCCGCAGACACAGCACTTTACCGCGCAAAATCAACAGGCCGTAACCGCATCAATATGAGTAGCTAA
- a CDS encoding oxidative stress defense protein: MNKILLTSIISASLFTLGATCSLSTVQAAELSFAHIETVGTSTIEAAADMAIINVQVSVNADSAKAAKDKADEAVSQFMQRLLKAGVDKKHIQSANLQLNPQYTYVQNEPRKLTGYSASRQMTITVIDLNRLNELLDSALVEGINNVNNIELKSSQEAKIITQARQAAIDDAKQKAQSLAKGFGEQIAGVWEVRYFPQQANQPEMYRASMKMNADVAQTYQQGQVAISDRVEVVFRLK; the protein is encoded by the coding sequence ATGAATAAAATATTACTTACAAGCATCATTTCTGCCTCATTATTTACCTTAGGCGCCACTTGTAGTTTATCGACAGTACAAGCGGCTGAGCTCAGTTTTGCGCATATTGAAACGGTGGGCACCAGCACCATTGAAGCCGCAGCAGACATGGCTATTATTAATGTTCAAGTATCCGTAAATGCCGATAGCGCCAAAGCAGCAAAAGATAAAGCCGATGAAGCGGTTAGCCAATTTATGCAACGTTTACTCAAGGCTGGAGTAGACAAAAAACACATTCAAAGTGCTAATTTACAACTCAACCCACAATATACGTATGTGCAAAATGAACCACGAAAACTCACGGGTTATAGCGCAAGTCGTCAAATGACCATTACCGTAATCGATCTAAATCGCTTAAATGAGCTACTCGACAGCGCTTTGGTTGAAGGCATTAATAACGTTAATAATATTGAACTAAAATCGAGCCAAGAAGCTAAAATCATTACTCAAGCTCGCCAAGCTGCAATTGATGACGCAAAGCAAAAAGCCCAATCTTTAGCCAAAGGTTTTGGTGAACAAATTGCAGGGGTATGGGAGGTGAGATACTTTCCGCAGCAAGCAAATCAGCCAGAAATGTATCGCGCCAGCATGAAAATGAATGCCGATGTGGCACAAACCTATCAACAAGGCCAAGTTGCTATTAGCGACAGAGTTGAAGTGGTTTTTAGATTAAAATAG
- the fdhF gene encoding formate dehydrogenase subunit alpha — protein MFDITIDGKTLSLPQADSLLKAATDAGINIPNLCDFSHSKAKQQCNLCQVQIKNHDGSLRCVRACETALETGLEVITQSSYLSKIRQEALENILSDHFADCEAPCQTACPAGVDVQSYLYHIGKGDYKEAVKVIKKTLPLPLSIGRVCPAFCEAECRRGLVDEPVAIRQLKRHAADLDLADLESYVPPKAPATNKRIAIIGSGPAGLTTGYYLSNNGHDVTIMESAPKAGGWLRYGIPEYRLPKDILDKEIELLTRNGLKIKTGCALGRDTNLTELVANYDAVCLAIGAQKAVPMNYPGSDLQGCYLGVDYLRDYCTDKKFITGKKVAVIGGGNTAIDCARTAVRDGADVTLIYRRSRDEMPAEPYEIHEAEEEGVKFHFLTNPIENHSDSQGRVKSVTFAKMALGEPDTSGRRSPKATGVTFEEAFDTVIPAVSQQVDLDFLDQPENQIDTGHLALTRWHTFLGCEQTMSAGIEKLFVIGDSRTGPGTAVGAVADGRKAAEAIEGLLTDGLTCHLEQGLFNSRKANKTASLSAELYPDLYPEIAKRPRLKMPELSQLNRTLNFAEVELGFVPDEAMKEAMRCLECACQANTDCKLRDYATEYKVDGKTLDQTQARKFKVDNSAPFITFDANRCISCGACVEACHQQSGHNVICFEPNSYQALPDATTAGIIRNAPRVGFTASMNDSDCVQCGNCVQACPTGALVDARDKTQGTDRELTKTSTVCTYCGVGCRVELHVDQQTNHVMRVTGDTHSLVNEGMLCVKGRSGFDFLNSPKRLTTPLIRKNGQLQPASWNEAISYISEQLQPIKDAAGPSKFAALSSAKCTNEENYLMQKFTRSIMGTNSIDHCARLCHSSTVAGLSDTIGGGAMTNDIPSIKDSDVIFIIGSDTTSAHPIIASHIKRAVSQHGARLIVADPKKTTIADSANLYVSHRPGTDVMLLNAIMQQIIINDWQDADYINNRVEDYALLKQEVMKPDYNLANAELITGVSAEDIATMAKMIGTATKTALYYAMGITQHTSGYDNVVSTSNLQLLCGNIGVNGAGLNPLRGQSNVQGACDMGALPNYYPGYQKINPSNNAKFAKAWGNTSLNSEIGLAATEIMHAIVKGKLDALYILGENPVLSDPDQAHVVAALSKIKFMVVQDIFLTETAQMAHVVLPATSFAEKDGHFTNTERRVQQLRVALTPPGEAIVDWKIIQMIANTLGANWNYHSTKDIWDEINHVTPQYQGLTWQRLEHKVDGLQWPCFDENHPGTPILHTETFLRGKGRMIPVSYRLPAEMPDSEYPLTLSTGRLLEQFHTGTMTRKTPELDIKGSPRVMISVYDAEKLGVSNGDMLILSTRRGTIEIAAFVTKRAQVGVLFLPFHFAEAAANKLTINALDPIAKIPEYKVCAVKAEKLHPVCLVE, from the coding sequence ATGTTCGACATCACTATCGACGGTAAAACACTATCGCTTCCCCAGGCGGACAGCTTATTAAAAGCTGCCACTGATGCCGGTATTAATATTCCCAACTTGTGTGACTTTTCCCACAGTAAGGCCAAGCAGCAGTGTAATTTATGCCAAGTACAAATAAAAAATCATGATGGCAGCTTACGCTGTGTTCGTGCTTGCGAGACAGCCCTAGAAACCGGCTTAGAAGTGATTACCCAATCAAGCTATTTAAGTAAAATTCGTCAAGAGGCACTTGAGAATATTCTCAGCGATCACTTTGCCGATTGCGAAGCGCCCTGCCAAACGGCCTGTCCAGCTGGCGTTGATGTGCAATCGTATCTTTATCATATTGGCAAAGGCGATTATAAAGAAGCGGTAAAGGTCATCAAAAAAACCTTACCTTTACCCTTGTCTATTGGCCGTGTTTGCCCAGCATTTTGTGAAGCTGAGTGTCGCCGTGGACTGGTAGATGAACCCGTGGCGATTCGTCAACTCAAACGTCATGCAGCAGACTTAGATTTAGCGGATTTAGAATCTTACGTTCCGCCAAAAGCTCCTGCTACTAATAAACGTATTGCTATTATCGGTAGCGGCCCTGCCGGACTCACTACCGGTTATTATCTCTCTAATAATGGTCACGATGTGACCATTATGGAGTCGGCCCCTAAAGCTGGTGGCTGGTTACGTTACGGTATTCCAGAGTATCGTTTACCTAAAGATATTCTTGATAAAGAAATTGAGCTGCTCACCCGTAACGGACTTAAGATCAAAACCGGATGTGCGTTAGGTCGTGATACCAATTTAACCGAATTGGTGGCCAATTATGATGCGGTGTGCCTCGCAATTGGGGCGCAAAAAGCCGTACCCATGAATTACCCAGGCAGCGATTTACAAGGCTGTTATTTAGGGGTGGATTATTTACGCGATTATTGCACAGATAAAAAATTCATTACCGGCAAAAAAGTGGCCGTTATTGGTGGTGGTAACACTGCGATTGATTGCGCACGAACGGCTGTACGCGATGGTGCTGATGTCACCTTAATCTATCGCCGTAGCCGTGATGAAATGCCAGCAGAACCCTATGAAATACATGAAGCAGAAGAGGAAGGGGTTAAGTTTCACTTTCTTACTAATCCAATTGAAAACCACAGCGATAGTCAAGGCCGAGTTAAATCCGTCACGTTTGCTAAAATGGCGTTGGGTGAACCTGATACATCAGGTAGACGTTCTCCCAAGGCGACCGGCGTAACTTTTGAAGAAGCATTTGATACTGTTATTCCAGCGGTGTCTCAACAAGTCGATTTGGACTTTTTAGACCAGCCAGAAAACCAAATAGACACAGGCCACCTCGCCCTCACCCGCTGGCACACTTTCCTTGGCTGTGAACAAACCATGTCTGCCGGTATAGAAAAACTATTTGTTATTGGTGATTCACGCACAGGCCCTGGGACTGCAGTTGGTGCGGTGGCAGATGGTCGAAAAGCTGCTGAAGCCATTGAAGGATTATTAACTGATGGCTTAACCTGTCATTTAGAACAAGGACTATTTAACTCCCGAAAAGCCAACAAAACAGCCTCATTATCTGCTGAGCTATATCCTGACTTATACCCCGAGATAGCTAAACGTCCTCGACTAAAAATGCCTGAATTAAGTCAGTTAAATCGAACCCTTAATTTTGCCGAGGTGGAGCTAGGGTTTGTTCCTGATGAAGCAATGAAAGAAGCCATGCGCTGTTTAGAATGTGCTTGCCAAGCCAATACCGATTGTAAGTTGCGTGACTATGCCACCGAATATAAAGTTGACGGTAAAACACTGGATCAAACTCAGGCGCGTAAATTTAAAGTCGATAATAGTGCGCCTTTTATTACTTTTGATGCCAATCGCTGTATCAGTTGTGGGGCTTGCGTTGAAGCCTGCCATCAACAAAGTGGCCATAATGTTATCTGCTTTGAACCCAATAGCTATCAAGCGTTACCCGATGCGACAACAGCAGGCATTATCCGCAATGCTCCTCGTGTTGGCTTCACAGCGTCGATGAATGACAGTGATTGCGTACAATGTGGCAACTGTGTTCAAGCCTGCCCTACTGGCGCCTTGGTTGATGCCCGAGATAAAACCCAAGGCACCGACAGAGAGTTAACCAAAACCTCTACCGTGTGCACATATTGTGGTGTCGGTTGTCGTGTTGAACTGCATGTCGACCAGCAAACCAATCACGTTATGCGAGTTACTGGTGATACTCACTCCTTGGTCAATGAAGGCATGCTGTGTGTGAAAGGGCGCTCTGGTTTTGACTTTTTGAATAGTCCTAAACGCCTTACAACGCCATTAATTCGTAAAAATGGTCAGCTACAACCAGCCAGTTGGAACGAGGCCATTAGCTATATTAGCGAGCAACTTCAACCGATTAAAGATGCCGCTGGGCCGAGCAAGTTTGCTGCATTATCTTCTGCTAAATGCACCAATGAAGAAAACTATTTAATGCAAAAATTCACCCGTAGCATTATGGGTACCAATAGCATAGATCACTGTGCAAGATTGTGTCATTCATCAACGGTAGCAGGCTTATCCGATACCATTGGCGGTGGCGCAATGACTAACGATATTCCCAGCATTAAAGACTCAGATGTGATTTTTATCATCGGCTCCGACACCACCAGCGCCCACCCTATTATTGCTTCACATATCAAACGCGCGGTGAGCCAACACGGCGCACGCTTAATTGTCGCGGACCCAAAGAAAACCACTATCGCAGACAGCGCTAACCTTTATGTCTCTCATCGACCTGGCACAGATGTCATGCTGCTTAATGCCATCATGCAGCAAATAATTATCAATGATTGGCAAGATGCCGATTACATCAATAATCGTGTTGAAGACTATGCATTGCTCAAGCAAGAAGTGATGAAGCCCGATTACAACTTAGCCAATGCGGAGCTAATCACTGGCGTGAGTGCCGAAGATATTGCCACTATGGCAAAAATGATTGGCACAGCAACAAAAACCGCCTTGTATTACGCCATGGGAATAACCCAACATACCTCGGGTTATGACAATGTAGTGTCCACCTCTAACTTACAGTTACTGTGTGGCAACATAGGTGTAAATGGCGCCGGACTGAATCCACTACGCGGGCAAAGTAATGTTCAAGGTGCTTGCGATATGGGCGCGTTACCCAATTATTATCCCGGTTACCAAAAAATCAATCCGAGTAATAACGCTAAATTTGCCAAAGCCTGGGGCAACACATCGCTAAATTCAGAGATAGGATTAGCCGCAACTGAAATCATGCATGCGATTGTTAAAGGCAAACTCGATGCCTTGTATATATTGGGGGAAAACCCGGTGTTAAGCGATCCGGATCAAGCCCATGTAGTCGCCGCGCTGTCCAAAATAAAATTTATGGTCGTGCAAGATATCTTTTTAACCGAAACCGCGCAGATGGCACATGTGGTATTACCCGCAACCTCCTTTGCTGAAAAAGATGGCCATTTCACTAACACCGAACGTCGAGTGCAACAATTACGTGTGGCGTTAACACCACCGGGTGAAGCAATTGTAGATTGGAAAATCATTCAAATGATTGCCAACACCCTAGGCGCAAATTGGAATTACCACAGCACCAAAGACATTTGGGATGAAATTAATCACGTCACCCCGCAATATCAAGGTCTGACTTGGCAACGCCTTGAACACAAAGTAGATGGTTTACAATGGCCATGCTTTGATGAAAACCATCCTGGCACCCCGATTTTACATACCGAGACATTTTTGCGCGGCAAAGGCAGAATGATTCCAGTGAGTTATCGTCTACCTGCTGAAATGCCAGATAGTGAGTACCCATTAACATTGTCTACTGGTCGTTTATTAGAGCAGTTCCATACTGGCACCATGACCCGCAAAACCCCAGAGCTTGATATTAAAGGCTCGCCTAGAGTGATGATTTCGGTTTACGATGCAGAAAAGTTAGGTGTGAGTAATGGCGATATGTTAATCCTCAGCACCCGCAGAGGAACCATTGAAATAGCCGCCTTTGTGACTAAACGTGCTCAGGTAGGCGTACTATTTTTACCCTTCCACTTTGCCGAAGCCGCAGCCAATAAACTGACCATTAATGCATTGGATCCTATTGCAAAAATTCCAGAATATAAGGTGTGTGCCGTTAAAGCAGAAAAGTTACACCCGGTATGTTTAGTGGAATAA